From a single Collibacillus ludicampi genomic region:
- a CDS encoding L,D-transpeptidase family protein, translated as MKRLILTVSCFILFQFLIAIPDSVQASEPKREIFVNVYTRKLSLIEEGRVIKTYPIAPGTPETPTPVGDWEVVEKSRNWGGGFGTRWIGLNVPWGTYGIHGTNRPHLIGQRVSHGCIRMRNRDVEEFYPFVQLGMQVHILGHPLVSSPYELPNRLVRGHRGSDVYIIQNRLRAAGFYHGPVNGLFGSATEEAIIQFQKANRLPVSKQIGMEEYRLLGLEE; from the coding sequence TTGAAGCGTTTAATTCTTACAGTAAGTTGTTTCATTCTGTTTCAGTTTTTGATAGCCATACCCGATTCCGTACAGGCAAGCGAACCAAAGAGAGAAATTTTTGTAAATGTATACACACGAAAATTATCACTGATCGAGGAAGGACGTGTGATCAAGACGTATCCCATCGCTCCGGGAACACCAGAGACACCGACACCTGTCGGCGATTGGGAAGTAGTAGAAAAATCAAGAAATTGGGGCGGCGGGTTCGGAACGCGCTGGATAGGTTTGAACGTCCCATGGGGAACCTATGGTATTCATGGGACCAATCGCCCTCATCTGATCGGCCAACGAGTGAGTCATGGATGTATTCGGATGCGAAACCGAGATGTGGAAGAGTTCTATCCATTTGTACAACTCGGAATGCAAGTACATATTCTTGGACATCCTTTAGTGAGTTCTCCTTATGAGTTACCTAACCGTCTCGTGAGAGGTCATCGTGGCAGTGATGTGTATATCATTCAGAATCGTTTGCGGGCCGCCGGGTTTTACCACGGTCCGGTGAACGGTCTATTCGGCTCGGCCACCGAAGAAGCAATCATCCAATTTCAAAAGGCGAATCGCTTGCCTGTGAGCAAACAAATCGGAATGGAAGAATATCGCCTACTCGGACTTGAAGAATAA
- a CDS encoding RsmB/NOP family class I SAM-dependent RNA methyltransferase, which yields MRLPSAFLTKREQQLGEDFPLFLQSYEQPRASGLRANRLKITPEALHTLVPFLREPVPWCKDGFYFNEGDTRPAKHPYYYAGLYYIQEPSAMLPADLLQAERRQHVLDLCAAPGGKSVQLAAQLGREGLLVVNDPHPQRAKVLLKNMERYGVVNAVVLNETPERLLQAFSGYFDKILVDAPCSGEGMFRKEPEMAKEWSEESVAKYASWQAEILSTVPKLLRADGEVVYSTCTFSEEENERQVEGFLSANPDFELLDMRRLWPHEVRGEGHFAAKMKRISGTHSFASEKRRRQPARHSLSLSNSAHEAIAQFSEQVWQDAKRWQEWLPSGGYIVERAGHILWEWEDLPVLRGLKVLRSGWLLGMVEKGRFRPSPAFALGLPLEAVQAAKQRFELSTKTEEERYLAIRYLRGETIQQEGKVWPKGWHLVSLEGYPLGWAKGAGHWLKNEFPPGWRWEDRDER from the coding sequence ATGCGATTACCTTCAGCTTTTCTGACAAAAAGGGAACAGCAATTGGGCGAGGATTTTCCGCTTTTTTTACAAAGCTACGAACAACCCCGGGCGTCAGGGCTTCGCGCCAATCGATTAAAAATTACTCCTGAAGCCTTACATACACTTGTACCATTCTTACGTGAACCGGTTCCATGGTGCAAGGATGGTTTTTATTTCAACGAAGGAGATACGAGACCGGCTAAACATCCATATTATTACGCCGGGCTGTATTACATACAGGAGCCGAGCGCCATGCTGCCCGCAGATTTGTTGCAAGCAGAGCGAAGACAACATGTCTTGGATTTATGTGCGGCGCCCGGTGGAAAATCGGTTCAGTTGGCCGCCCAACTGGGGAGGGAAGGACTGTTAGTGGTGAATGACCCGCACCCGCAACGGGCCAAAGTATTATTGAAAAACATGGAGCGCTACGGTGTCGTCAACGCAGTTGTGTTGAATGAAACACCTGAACGCTTGCTTCAGGCTTTTTCGGGTTATTTTGATAAAATTTTAGTCGATGCTCCCTGCTCGGGGGAAGGGATGTTTCGCAAAGAGCCAGAAATGGCTAAAGAGTGGAGTGAAGAATCCGTCGCAAAATATGCCTCTTGGCAGGCAGAGATTTTATCGACCGTTCCGAAACTTTTGCGTGCAGACGGAGAAGTCGTATACTCGACTTGCACCTTCTCCGAAGAAGAGAATGAACGGCAAGTGGAGGGGTTCTTGTCGGCGAATCCCGATTTCGAATTGCTAGACATGCGGCGGTTGTGGCCTCATGAGGTACGGGGTGAGGGACACTTCGCGGCCAAAATGAAACGTATCTCCGGGACTCATTCATTTGCAAGCGAGAAACGTCGAAGACAACCCGCGAGACATTCATTGTCGCTTTCGAATTCGGCCCATGAAGCGATCGCCCAATTTTCGGAGCAGGTTTGGCAGGATGCAAAACGGTGGCAGGAATGGCTACCCTCTGGCGGTTACATCGTGGAACGTGCAGGGCATATCCTCTGGGAATGGGAAGATCTGCCCGTTTTGCGAGGATTGAAAGTCTTGCGATCCGGCTGGTTGCTCGGGATGGTGGAAAAGGGGCGGTTTCGTCCCAGTCCCGCTTTTGCGCTGGGTCTTCCTTTGGAAGCGGTTCAAGCAGCCAAGCAGCGATTTGAACTCTCCACAAAAACTGAGGAAGAAAGGTATCTGGCGATTCGTTACCTTCGCGGGGAAACCATCCAGCAGGAAGGGAAAGTGTGGCCCAAAGGCTGGCATCTGGTTTCATTGGAAGGCTACCCGCTTGGGTGGGCCAAAGGGGCGGGCCATTGGTTAAAAAATGAGTTTCCCCCCGGTTGGCGTTGGGAAGATCGGGATGAGAGATGA
- the shc gene encoding squalene--hopene cyclase, protein MKPVETEIDRLVSLLKKSQSQDGSWRYCFELGSMTEAYMIILLRTLMIHDEDLIRKFAERIIQKQEKNGAWKLFYDEKEGNLSATIEASYALLFSGYREKSDENMRAAREFILSKGGITEAKLLTKVMLALTGQFPWPHRFLVPVEIMLLPHHFPLHFFDFVGYARVHVAPILIVMDRKFSIKTKKTPDLSDLYSKPFRFGNEPFFTNQQQTRSQSIYTIIKDWLRKLPYLPQHMHTLALRAAERFMLNRLEVDGTLYSYFSATFLMIFALLALGYSHRHPVIIRAIEGLKTLAFETNGQTLMQNSTSTVWDTALLSYALQEAGIPHANLMLQKTGRYLLSRQHTKYGDWRIHNPNIEPGGWGFSDVNTINPDVDDTCAALRAISSLAKNDPLYRNAWNRGVKWILSMQNDDGGWPAFEKNTDKKILRWLPIDGSDSTSTDPSSADLTGRTLHFLGKHVGLTIHDSNINRAVRWLIQHQEEDGSWYGRWGICYIYGTWAAITGMIAVGVSPHHPVIQKAVRWLLSIQNSDGGWGESCYSDTEKKYVPLGASTLSQTAWGVDALLAVSNESIQAIERGIRFLIDSGSKNDWTTIYPTGAGMPGGFYIHYHSYRYIWPLLALSHYKNKYNQENHVDTHPS, encoded by the coding sequence GTGAAGCCAGTGGAGACAGAGATCGATCGTCTGGTTTCATTATTAAAAAAGAGCCAGTCTCAAGACGGATCTTGGCGCTATTGCTTTGAACTCGGCTCGATGACGGAAGCGTATATGATCATCCTATTACGGACACTCATGATTCATGATGAAGACCTGATCAGGAAATTTGCCGAACGAATCATCCAAAAGCAGGAGAAAAATGGTGCTTGGAAGTTGTTTTATGACGAGAAGGAGGGGAATCTGTCTGCCACCATAGAAGCGTCCTATGCTCTATTATTTTCCGGCTACCGTGAAAAATCTGACGAGAACATGAGGGCGGCACGCGAGTTTATTTTGTCGAAAGGGGGGATCACGGAAGCGAAATTATTGACAAAGGTGATGTTGGCCTTAACCGGCCAGTTTCCGTGGCCTCATCGTTTTCTGGTTCCTGTTGAAATCATGCTGCTTCCTCATCATTTTCCGCTTCATTTCTTTGATTTCGTCGGATATGCCCGGGTACATGTCGCTCCCATCTTGATCGTCATGGATCGAAAATTTTCCATAAAAACAAAGAAAACGCCCGATCTGTCCGATTTGTACAGCAAACCGTTTAGATTCGGCAACGAGCCATTCTTTACAAATCAACAACAGACCAGAAGCCAGTCGATTTATACAATCATCAAAGATTGGCTTCGAAAGCTTCCTTATCTGCCTCAGCATATGCACACGTTGGCTCTACGTGCGGCTGAACGCTTTATGCTGAACCGATTGGAAGTTGATGGGACTTTATACAGTTATTTTAGCGCGACCTTTCTTATGATCTTCGCTCTACTTGCCCTCGGGTATTCCCATCGACATCCGGTGATTATTCGCGCAATTGAAGGATTGAAAACATTAGCGTTTGAAACAAACGGACAGACCCTTATGCAAAATTCAACGTCCACCGTTTGGGACACCGCACTGTTGAGTTATGCCCTACAAGAAGCCGGTATTCCGCACGCAAATCTAATGCTTCAAAAAACAGGCCGATATTTGCTTTCCAGGCAACACACCAAATACGGGGACTGGAGAATCCACAATCCCAATATCGAACCCGGAGGATGGGGATTCTCTGATGTGAATACGATCAATCCGGATGTCGACGATACGTGTGCCGCTTTACGAGCAATCAGCTCGCTGGCAAAAAACGATCCGTTGTATCGGAATGCTTGGAATCGCGGCGTCAAGTGGATTCTTTCCATGCAAAATGATGATGGGGGTTGGCCAGCATTCGAGAAAAATACAGACAAGAAAATCCTCAGGTGGCTGCCGATCGATGGATCAGATTCAACCAGCACCGATCCTTCCAGTGCCGATTTAACAGGGCGGACCTTGCATTTTCTTGGAAAACATGTGGGGTTAACCATCCACGATTCGAATATCAATCGAGCCGTTCGGTGGCTGATTCAACACCAGGAAGAAGATGGATCATGGTATGGCCGTTGGGGAATCTGTTACATTTACGGTACATGGGCAGCTATTACAGGCATGATTGCCGTCGGTGTTTCTCCCCATCATCCTGTCATTCAAAAAGCAGTCCGGTGGTTACTTTCGATTCAGAATTCTGATGGAGGATGGGGTGAATCCTGTTACAGCGATACGGAAAAAAAGTACGTTCCTTTGGGAGCAAGCACGCTTTCCCAAACCGCCTGGGGTGTCGATGCCTTGCTTGCCGTTTCAAACGAATCCATTCAAGCCATCGAACGAGGAATCCGTTTTTTGATCGATTCCGGAAGCAAAAACGATTGGACAACGATCTATCCAACGGGAGCCGGGATGCCAGGCGGGTTTTATATCCATTATCACAGTTACCGTTATATTTGGCCGTTACTCGCTCTCAGCCATTACAAGAACAAATATAACCAAGAAAACCACGTAGACACCCATCCCTCTTAA
- a CDS encoding DUF456 domain-containing protein encodes MVWFALAIAVVLFLLGIVFTIYPILPGAVFAFAGVIVYAWITGFHTLPKWVYILSALMVLANFAIDSLASTLGVKKAGGSKQAMIGAAVGTMVLPFLVGPILGVILGPVIGAIIGELLHVRNAGHLAKVGFASLLGFLTGTVLKLITVFVMIGGFFIGRH; translated from the coding sequence ATGGTTTGGTTTGCGCTTGCGATCGCTGTTGTTCTATTCCTATTGGGAATCGTTTTTACGATCTATCCAATTCTTCCAGGTGCGGTGTTCGCATTTGCTGGTGTCATCGTATACGCATGGATCACGGGATTTCATACCCTTCCCAAGTGGGTGTATATCTTATCGGCACTCATGGTTCTGGCCAACTTCGCGATCGATTCCCTCGCTTCGACTTTAGGGGTAAAAAAAGCGGGAGGTTCGAAACAGGCGATGATCGGGGCGGCGGTCGGGACGATGGTTCTCCCCTTCCTTGTCGGGCCGATTCTCGGTGTCATTTTAGGGCCGGTCATAGGTGCCATCATTGGAGAACTCTTGCATGTGCGGAACGCTGGACATCTTGCAAAGGTTGGTTTCGCTTCTTTGCTCGGTTTTCTTACCGGAACCGTTCTTAAGCTGATCACCGTTTTTGTGATGATTGGCGGATTTTTCATTGGCAGGCATTAG
- a CDS encoding D-alanyl-D-alanine carboxypeptidase family protein: MAITKRIIVLFLVLFVLIQFSDIWVDASSSVPIEKKTPVITAKSAIVMEMESGKILYAKEAFDPLYPASMTKLLTAILLIEHTRPDDLITVSQNAARQPKSKLGLRKGETITAKQALQALLIRSSNDVATAIAEHIAGSEAAFSALMNKRCMELGLRQVYFVTPNGLHDIDHKISAHNMACIMRYAFHYPEIREAIATKSFLYKNRTLYNTNRLLGYKTPEGVILGGKTGFTFSAGYCLVEVMETPDHTHRISVVMGTPNKMRMYRDTLTLLSYPFKETHS; encoded by the coding sequence TTGGCTATCACGAAGCGAATCATTGTACTTTTTCTCGTCCTCTTTGTGCTCATACAGTTTTCGGACATTTGGGTTGACGCATCTTCTTCTGTTCCAATAGAGAAAAAGACGCCTGTTATCACGGCAAAATCGGCGATCGTGATGGAAATGGAAAGCGGTAAGATCCTCTACGCAAAAGAAGCGTTCGATCCCCTTTATCCCGCAAGTATGACCAAGCTATTGACAGCTATTTTACTGATTGAACATACGCGTCCTGATGATTTAATAACGGTCAGTCAGAACGCTGCTCGACAACCGAAATCAAAATTGGGGCTGCGCAAAGGGGAAACAATCACGGCCAAGCAAGCATTACAAGCATTGTTGATCCGCAGTTCAAACGATGTTGCAACCGCGATCGCCGAACATATCGCCGGTTCTGAAGCCGCTTTTTCAGCACTTATGAATAAACGTTGTATGGAACTTGGGTTACGTCAGGTATATTTTGTAACCCCGAACGGATTGCATGATATCGATCATAAAATATCCGCTCATAATATGGCGTGTATCATGCGCTATGCATTTCACTATCCCGAGATTCGGGAAGCGATTGCGACAAAAAGTTTCCTTTATAAGAATCGGACTTTATATAACACCAATCGGCTTTTAGGTTATAAGACACCCGAAGGAGTGATCTTAGGAGGGAAAACAGGTTTTACGTTCTCTGCCGGATACTGTTTGGTGGAAGTGATGGAAACCCCCGATCATACCCACCGAATCTCGGTTGTGATGGGGACTCCGAACAAGATGCGGATGTACCGGGATACTTTGACACTTCTCTCCTACCCTTTTAAAGAAACTCATTCTTAA
- a CDS encoding dienelactone hydrolase family protein, translating into MSLRAEWVQFRDGDKKYQLYTSRLENAKTPLPVVIVIQEIWGTDAHILELTDRFAKAGYLAVAPDLYAEDGQRPAELKEDRIEQVKDFLNTLPPTVWHDPNARYAELKKLPERKREDIQSTFETLFGGLARMDQYLEILKATFQFLQNYEYSRGQKVASTGYCMGGALSAMLAGVEPRLAGAVVYYGNLPQKEQLQGIQCPVLGFFGGLDERITSQVPGFAEAMKEAGKSFTYEIYEGAHHAFFNDTRTSYHVDAARDAWAKTLRFFKEVLA; encoded by the coding sequence ATGTCATTACGTGCTGAATGGGTGCAATTTAGGGACGGAGACAAAAAGTATCAGTTATACACCTCCCGTTTGGAGAACGCCAAAACGCCTCTACCGGTTGTGATTGTGATCCAGGAAATCTGGGGAACAGATGCGCACATTCTCGAATTAACGGATCGTTTCGCCAAGGCAGGTTATTTGGCGGTGGCTCCCGACCTCTACGCCGAGGATGGTCAGCGTCCTGCGGAGTTAAAAGAAGATCGCATTGAGCAGGTGAAGGATTTTCTTAACACCTTACCTCCAACCGTATGGCACGATCCGAATGCACGTTACGCAGAGTTAAAGAAACTGCCAGAAAGGAAGCGTGAAGACATTCAATCCACGTTTGAAACACTCTTCGGCGGATTGGCGCGCATGGATCAATATCTGGAAATCTTGAAAGCGACGTTTCAGTTTTTACAGAATTATGAGTACAGTCGGGGGCAGAAAGTGGCTTCGACCGGTTATTGTATGGGCGGTGCTTTATCTGCGATGCTGGCAGGTGTGGAACCGCGCCTTGCTGGAGCTGTCGTTTATTATGGAAATCTGCCACAGAAGGAACAACTTCAGGGGATTCAATGTCCGGTACTTGGATTTTTTGGCGGGTTGGACGAACGTATCACTTCTCAAGTACCCGGGTTTGCTGAAGCGATGAAGGAAGCGGGTAAATCTTTCACATATGAAATCTATGAAGGTGCACATCATGCGTTCTTTAATGATACCCGAACTTCTTACCATGTCGACGCTGCACGTGATGCATGGGCGAAAACCTTGCGATTTTTTAAAGAGGTTTTAGCTTAA
- a CDS encoding pseudouridine synthase, which yields MAEKERQRLDKVLAHMGYGTRKEIKKLVKERRIKVNGQIAKDPGLHVWPSHDRIEVDEEIVTYREYIYLMLNKPQGVLSATEDFHAKTVVELLDPAYTAFQPFPVGRLDKDTEGLLLLTNDGKLAHQLLSPRKHVPKTYYAVIRGTVTEADTAAFREGVVLDDGYRTMPGELKILRSGPESEIELTIYEGKFHQVKRMFEAVGKKVIYLKRLSMGPLTLDETLEPGEYRELTDEEVASLREQTGT from the coding sequence GTGGCTGAAAAAGAACGGCAACGTTTGGACAAAGTATTAGCGCATATGGGTTACGGCACGAGGAAAGAAATCAAAAAACTCGTCAAAGAACGACGGATAAAAGTGAACGGGCAAATAGCGAAAGACCCCGGATTGCATGTATGGCCCAGTCATGACCGAATCGAAGTGGATGAAGAAATCGTCACATACCGCGAATATATCTATCTGATGTTGAATAAACCGCAAGGCGTACTGTCCGCCACCGAAGATTTTCATGCGAAAACGGTCGTGGAACTTCTCGATCCGGCGTATACCGCATTTCAACCGTTTCCCGTCGGACGCCTCGACAAAGATACGGAAGGACTGCTTTTGCTCACCAATGACGGGAAATTGGCTCATCAACTGTTGTCCCCCAGGAAACATGTCCCCAAGACCTACTACGCTGTGATCCGAGGGACGGTGACTGAAGCGGACACTGCAGCGTTTCGAGAAGGGGTTGTGCTTGATGACGGATACCGGACGATGCCTGGCGAATTAAAGATTCTTCGTTCCGGCCCGGAATCTGAGATTGAATTAACCATCTATGAAGGTAAATTTCATCAGGTGAAGCGTATGTTTGAAGCAGTAGGGAAAAAAGTGATCTACTTAAAACGGCTGTCCATGGGCCCCTTGACATTGGACGAAACGTTGGAACCCGGAGAATATCGCGAGTTGACGGATGAAGAAGTGGCTTCGCTGCGGGAACAAACGGGAACCTAA